The following are from one region of the Methyloversatilis discipulorum genome:
- a CDS encoding acetolactate synthase 3 catalytic subunit: MLLTGAEIVVRCLAEEKVEYVFGYPGGAVLYLYDELFKQDKVRHVLVRHEQAALHAADAYSRSTERVGVALVTSGPGVTNAITGIATAYMDSIPMVIISGQVPTAAIGQDAFQECDTVGITRPCVKHNFLVKDVKDIATTIKKAFYIAKTGRPGPVLVDIPKDITMAKAEFDYPKSVTMRSYNPITKGHQGQIKKAVQLLLEAKRPMIYAGGGVILSDCSEKLTKLVRTLGAPCTNTLMGLGAYPATDKQFVGMLGMHGNYEANMAMQYCDVLIAVGARFDDRVIGNPADFARVARKIIHIDIDPSSISKRVKVDVPIVGNLPDVLDDILRLLDASNDRPDKEALGEWWKQIEEWRRRDCLKYKQSDEVIKPQFVVEKLWEVTKGDAFITSDVGQHQMWAAQYYKFDKPRRWLNSGGLGTMGVGIPYGIGVQLAHPGSPVAVVTGEGSVQMNIQELSTCKQYRIPLKICSLNNRYLGMVRQWQEIIHGNRYSESYMDSLPDFAKLAEAYGHVGIRVEKPGDVEDALREAFKRKNDLVFIDFQVDPTENVYPMVMGGKGLTDMILSSEDL; the protein is encoded by the coding sequence AGGTCCGGCACGTACTGGTCCGCCACGAGCAGGCTGCACTGCACGCCGCTGATGCCTATTCGCGTTCGACCGAGCGCGTCGGTGTCGCGCTGGTGACCTCCGGCCCCGGTGTGACCAACGCGATCACCGGCATCGCGACCGCCTACATGGATTCGATCCCGATGGTGATCATTTCCGGTCAGGTGCCGACTGCGGCCATCGGTCAGGATGCCTTCCAGGAGTGCGACACGGTCGGCATCACCCGTCCCTGCGTGAAGCACAACTTCCTGGTCAAGGACGTCAAGGACATCGCCACCACCATCAAGAAGGCCTTCTATATCGCGAAGACCGGCCGTCCGGGCCCGGTGCTGGTCGATATCCCGAAGGACATCACGATGGCCAAGGCCGAGTTCGATTATCCGAAGTCGGTCACGATGCGTTCCTACAACCCGATCACCAAGGGTCACCAGGGCCAGATCAAGAAGGCCGTCCAGCTGCTGCTGGAAGCCAAGCGCCCGATGATCTACGCCGGCGGCGGCGTCATCCTGTCCGACTGTTCGGAAAAGCTGACCAAGCTGGTGCGCACGCTCGGTGCCCCGTGTACCAACACGCTGATGGGCCTCGGTGCCTATCCGGCCACCGATAAGCAGTTCGTCGGCATGCTCGGCATGCACGGCAACTACGAAGCCAATATGGCGATGCAGTACTGCGACGTGCTGATCGCGGTCGGTGCCCGCTTCGATGACCGCGTGATCGGCAACCCGGCCGACTTTGCCCGCGTCGCGCGCAAGATCATCCACATCGACATCGACCCGTCGTCGATTTCCAAGCGCGTGAAGGTGGATGTGCCCATCGTCGGCAATCTGCCGGACGTGCTGGACGACATCCTGCGCCTGCTCGATGCGTCGAACGACCGCCCGGACAAGGAAGCGCTCGGCGAGTGGTGGAAGCAGATCGAGGAATGGCGCCGTCGTGACTGCCTGAAGTACAAGCAGAGCGACGAAGTGATCAAGCCGCAGTTCGTGGTCGAGAAGCTGTGGGAAGTGACCAAGGGCGACGCCTTCATCACGTCCGACGTCGGCCAGCACCAGATGTGGGCTGCGCAGTACTACAAGTTCGACAAGCCGCGCCGCTGGCTCAATTCCGGCGGTCTGGGCACGATGGGCGTGGGCATTCCCTACGGCATCGGCGTACAGCTCGCCCACCCGGGCTCGCCGGTGGCGGTGGTGACCGGTGAAGGTTCGGTGCAGATGAACATCCAGGAACTGTCGACCTGCAAGCAGTACCGCATTCCACTGAAGATCTGCAGCCTGAACAACCGGTATCTGGGCATGGTCCGCCAGTGGCAGGAAATCATCCACGGCAACCGTTACTCCGAGTCCTACATGGATTCGCTGCCCGATTTCGCCAAGCTGGCCGAGGCCTATGGCCACGTCGGCATCCGGGTCGAGAAGCCCGGTGACGTCGAGGACGCGCTGCGCGAGGCCTTCAAGCGCAAGAACGATCTGGTGTTCATCGACTTCCAGGTCGATCCGACCGAGAACGTGTATCCGATGGTGATGGGCGGCAAGGGTCTGACCGACATGATCCTGTCGTCCGAGGACCTGTAA
- the ilvN gene encoding acetolactate synthase small subunit gives MRHVISVLIENEAGALSRVSGLFSARGYNIESLTVAPTEDGSLSRMTIISTGSDDIIEQITKQLNKLIEVVKVVDLSEAAHIERELMLIKVRATGKDREELKRVADIFRGRIIDVTDSTYVIELTGNTAKLDSFVGAIDSSLILETVRTGVAGIGRGDRILRL, from the coding sequence ATGAGGCATGTCATTTCCGTACTGATCGAGAACGAAGCGGGCGCGCTGTCGCGCGTGTCCGGCCTGTTCTCGGCGCGTGGCTACAACATCGAATCGCTGACCGTGGCACCGACCGAAGATGGTTCGCTGTCGCGCATGACCATCATTTCCACCGGCTCGGACGACATCATCGAGCAGATCACCAAGCAGCTGAACAAGCTGATCGAGGTGGTGAAGGTGGTCGACCTGTCGGAGGCCGCGCACATCGAGCGCGAACTGATGCTCATCAAGGTGCGCGCCACCGGCAAGGACCGCGAAGAACTGAAGCGTGTCGCCGACATCTTCCGCGGCCGCATCATCGACGTGACCGACTCGACCTATGTGATCGAACTGACCGGCAACACCGCGAAGCTCGATTCCTTCGTCGGCGCGATCGACAGTTCGCTGATCCTGGAAACCGTGCGCACCGGCGTCGCCGGCATCGGCCGCGGCGACCGCATCCTGCGCCTCTGA
- the ilvC gene encoding ketol-acid reductoisomerase, whose amino-acid sequence MKVFYDKDADLSLIKGKKVTIVGYGSQGHAHAQNLSDSGVKVTVGLRKGGASWKKAEGAGLKVKEVGDAVKGADLVMILLPDENIPQVYYGDVEPNIKKGATLAFAHGFNIHYNQVIPREDLDVVMVAPKGPGHTVRSEYLRGGGVPSLIAVYQDKSGKARDLALSYAAANGGTKGGVIETSFREETETDLFGEQAVLCGGLVELIKAGYETLTEAGYAPEMAYFECLHEVKLIVDLIFEGGIANMNYSISNNAEYGEYVTGPRVIAGEARAAMKECLANIQNGNYAKNFILEGRTNYPEMTARRRLTAAHEIEKVGAQLRGMMPWITKNKLVDQSKN is encoded by the coding sequence ATGAAAGTCTTCTACGACAAGGACGCAGACCTGTCCCTGATCAAAGGCAAGAAAGTCACCATCGTCGGCTACGGTTCGCAAGGCCATGCCCACGCACAGAACCTGTCGGACTCCGGCGTCAAGGTCACGGTCGGCCTGCGCAAGGGCGGCGCGTCGTGGAAGAAGGCGGAAGGCGCCGGCCTGAAGGTGAAGGAAGTCGGCGACGCGGTGAAGGGCGCCGACCTGGTCATGATCCTGCTGCCGGACGAGAACATTCCGCAGGTCTATTACGGTGACGTCGAGCCGAACATCAAGAAGGGCGCGACCCTGGCGTTCGCCCACGGCTTCAACATCCATTACAACCAGGTCATCCCGCGCGAAGACCTGGACGTCGTCATGGTCGCGCCGAAGGGCCCGGGCCACACCGTGCGTTCCGAGTACCTGCGCGGAGGCGGCGTGCCGTCGCTGATCGCCGTGTACCAGGACAAGTCGGGCAAGGCGCGTGACCTCGCGCTGTCGTATGCGGCTGCGAACGGCGGCACCAAGGGTGGCGTGATCGAAACCTCGTTCCGCGAAGAGACCGAAACCGACCTGTTCGGCGAACAGGCCGTGCTGTGCGGTGGTCTGGTCGAGCTGATCAAGGCCGGCTACGAAACGCTGACCGAAGCCGGTTACGCGCCGGAAATGGCCTACTTCGAATGCCTGCACGAAGTGAAGCTCATCGTCGACCTGATCTTCGAAGGTGGCATCGCCAACATGAACTACTCGATCTCGAACAACGCGGAATACGGTGAGTACGTCACTGGCCCGCGCGTGATCGCCGGCGAAGCCCGTGCCGCGATGAAGGAATGCCTGGCCAACATCCAGAATGGCAACTACGCCAAGAACTTCATCCTCGAAGGCCGGACCAACTATCCGGAGATGACCGCCCGTCGTCGCCTGACCGCTGCCCACGAGATCGAGAAGGTTGGCGCGCAGCTGCGCGGCATGATGCCTTGGATCACCAAGAACAAGCTGGTCGACCAGTCGAAGAACTGA
- the pssA gene encoding CDP-diacylglycerol--serine O-phosphatidyltransferase: MSEYDPQYIKPADPVKRRRGIYILPNLFTTASLFAGFYAIVQAMNGRYEYSAVAIFIAMVLDGLDGRVARLTHTQSAFGAEFDSLSDMVSFGAAPALIAYEWAMRGLGKWGWIAAFIYCAGAALRLARFNTNLGTVDKRYFQGLPSPAAAALVAGLVWVATDNGYTGPDMRWAAFVITLFAGLTMVSNVKFWSGKDINLRRSVPFIVIFGFVLAFVAVSVNPPVVLFSLFVAYGLSGYVMWLIRFSRRKPQLPPTPPEA, encoded by the coding sequence ATGTCCGAATACGATCCGCAGTACATCAAGCCTGCCGACCCGGTAAAGCGCCGGCGCGGCATCTACATCCTGCCCAACCTGTTCACGACGGCTTCGCTGTTCGCAGGTTTCTACGCCATCGTGCAGGCGATGAATGGACGCTACGAATACTCGGCGGTCGCCATCTTCATCGCCATGGTGCTCGACGGTCTCGACGGCCGTGTCGCCCGACTTACCCATACGCAATCGGCCTTCGGTGCCGAATTCGATTCGCTGTCCGACATGGTGTCCTTCGGTGCTGCTCCGGCGCTGATCGCCTATGAATGGGCCATGCGCGGTCTGGGCAAATGGGGCTGGATCGCCGCCTTCATCTACTGCGCCGGTGCCGCGCTGCGCCTGGCCCGCTTCAACACCAACCTGGGTACCGTGGACAAGCGCTATTTCCAGGGGCTGCCCAGCCCTGCGGCCGCCGCGCTGGTGGCCGGTCTCGTCTGGGTGGCGACCGACAACGGCTACACCGGACCCGACATGCGCTGGGCGGCCTTCGTCATCACGCTGTTCGCCGGGCTGACCATGGTGAGCAATGTGAAGTTCTGGAGCGGCAAGGACATCAACCTGCGTCGCAGCGTGCCCTTCATCGTCATTTTCGGATTCGTGCTGGCCTTCGTCGCCGTGTCGGTCAACCCGCCGGTGGTGCTGTTCAGCCTGTTCGTTGCCTACGGCCTGTCCGGCTACGTGATGTGGCTGATCCGCTTCTCGCGGCGCAAGCCTCAGCTGCCGCCGACGCCACCGGAGGCCTGA
- a CDS encoding 2-isopropylmalate synthase, whose product MTDRLIIFDTTLRDGEQSPGASMTRDEKLRIARQLERMRVDVIEAGFAAASNGDFESVRAVAETIRESTVCSLARASENDIRRAGEAIKPAASGRIHTFIATSPIHMEKKLRMSPDQVVEQAIKAIGWAREYTEDVEFSAEDAVRSDIDFLVRVFTEVIKAGAKTINVPDTVGYSVPAQWAERMRILIERVPGADKVVWSTHCHNDLGMAVANSLAAVMAGARQVECTINGLGERAGNASLEEVVMAVRTRRDVFGVETRIDATQIVPASRLVSTITGYPVQPNKAVVGANAFAHESGIHQDGVLKHRETYEIMRAEDVGWNTNKLVLGKHSGRNAFRARLTELGIVVESEEQLNVAFAAFKELADKKHEIFDEDIQALMSDEAVTPEQEQYKLVALSSRSETGELPQSVVTLSDGGREVKVSSNGSGPVDAAFCAIESVAKSGAELLLYSVNAITTGTDAQGEVTVRLALGGRIVNGQGADTDIIVASAKAYINALNKLQGVQKLNPQGESPI is encoded by the coding sequence ATGACCGACCGCCTCATCATTTTCGACACCACGCTGCGCGACGGCGAACAGAGCCCGGGCGCGTCGATGACGCGCGACGAGAAGCTGCGCATCGCCCGCCAGCTCGAGCGCATGCGCGTGGACGTGATCGAGGCCGGCTTTGCGGCCGCTTCCAATGGCGATTTCGAATCGGTGCGTGCGGTCGCTGAAACCATCCGCGAATCCACCGTCTGTTCGCTGGCGCGCGCCAGCGAGAATGACATCCGCCGTGCCGGCGAGGCGATCAAGCCGGCAGCGAGCGGCCGCATCCATACCTTCATCGCGACCAGCCCCATCCACATGGAGAAGAAGCTGCGGATGAGCCCCGACCAAGTGGTCGAGCAGGCGATCAAGGCGATCGGCTGGGCGCGCGAGTACACCGAGGACGTCGAATTTTCGGCCGAAGACGCCGTGCGCTCCGACATCGATTTCCTGGTGCGCGTGTTCACCGAGGTGATCAAGGCCGGCGCGAAGACGATCAACGTGCCGGACACCGTCGGCTATTCGGTGCCGGCGCAGTGGGCCGAACGCATGCGCATCCTGATTGAGCGCGTGCCGGGCGCCGACAAGGTGGTGTGGTCGACGCACTGTCACAACGACCTCGGCATGGCGGTCGCCAATTCGCTGGCCGCGGTGATGGCAGGCGCCCGTCAGGTCGAGTGCACGATCAACGGCCTCGGCGAGCGCGCGGGCAACGCCTCGCTGGAGGAGGTGGTCATGGCGGTGCGCACGCGCCGCGACGTGTTCGGTGTCGAAACGCGCATCGATGCGACGCAGATCGTGCCGGCCTCGCGCCTCGTATCCACCATCACCGGCTACCCGGTACAGCCGAACAAGGCCGTCGTCGGCGCCAACGCCTTCGCGCATGAATCCGGCATCCACCAGGACGGCGTGCTCAAGCACCGCGAAACCTACGAAATCATGCGCGCCGAGGACGTTGGCTGGAACACCAACAAGCTGGTGCTCGGCAAGCACTCGGGCCGCAATGCCTTCCGCGCGCGACTGACCGAACTGGGCATCGTGGTCGAGTCGGAAGAGCAGCTCAACGTCGCCTTCGCCGCCTTCAAGGAGCTGGCCGACAAGAAGCATGAAATCTTCGACGAGGACATCCAGGCGCTGATGAGCGACGAGGCCGTGACGCCGGAGCAGGAGCAGTACAAGCTGGTGGCGCTCAGTTCGCGTTCGGAAACCGGTGAACTGCCACAGTCCGTGGTCACGCTGTCGGACGGCGGGCGCGAAGTGAAGGTGTCGTCCAACGGCAGCGGCCCGGTCGATGCGGCCTTCTGTGCCATCGAATCGGTGGCGAAGAGTGGTGCCGAGCTTCTGCTTTACTCGGTCAATGCGATCACCACCGGCACCGATGCCCAGGGCGAGGTAACGGTGCGTCTGGCGCTGGGCGGCCGCATCGTCAACGGGCAGGGGGCCGACACTGACATCATCGTCGCCTCCGCCAAGGCCTACATCAATGCGCTGAACAAGCTGCAGGGCGTGCAGAAGCTGAATCCGCAGGGCGAGAGCCCGATCTGA
- a CDS encoding DUF2069 domain-containing protein, with protein sequence MTARHWNLLASSSLIALILLGLAWELWLAPLRPGGSWLVLKIVPLLGALFGILRGKRYTHQWMSLLSLAYFTEGIVRATSDSSPSAQLALVYTLLSVALFLGCLFYSKLTAPSRLAQSR encoded by the coding sequence ATGACCGCACGACACTGGAACCTGCTGGCCTCGTCCAGCCTGATCGCCCTCATCCTGCTCGGCCTCGCCTGGGAGCTGTGGCTGGCTCCGCTGCGACCGGGCGGCTCATGGCTGGTGCTGAAGATAGTGCCGCTGCTGGGCGCGCTGTTCGGCATCCTGCGTGGCAAACGCTACACCCACCAGTGGATGTCGCTGCTCAGCCTCGCCTACTTCACCGAAGGCATCGTGCGCGCCACCTCGGACAGCAGCCCGTCGGCACAGCTGGCCCTGGTCTATACGCTGCTGTCGGTGGCGCTGTTCCTCGGCTGCCTGTTCTACTCCAAGCTCACCGCGCCGAGCCGGCTCGCGCAATCGCGCTAG
- the wrbA gene encoding NAD(P)H:quinone oxidoreductase, which yields MKEILVLYYSRYGSTLNLARQIGRGIDSVDGAAARLRTVPPVSTVCEATAAAVPDSGAPYSEARDLDECIGLALGSPTRFGNMAAPLKYFLDGTSPQWLAGALSGKPAAVFTSTTSMHGGQESTLLSMMLPLLHHGMLIVGLPYSEPDLSTTPDGGTPYGASHVSGHDGRTQLSEAEARLAFALGRRLALTALKLAARP from the coding sequence TTGAAAGAAATTCTCGTCCTCTACTACAGCCGCTACGGGTCGACGCTTAACCTGGCACGCCAGATCGGCCGCGGCATCGATTCGGTCGACGGCGCGGCAGCGCGCCTGCGCACGGTACCGCCGGTATCGACCGTCTGCGAAGCGACCGCTGCGGCCGTGCCGGACAGCGGCGCGCCCTATTCGGAAGCCCGCGACCTCGACGAATGCATCGGCCTCGCCCTCGGCAGTCCGACCCGCTTCGGCAACATGGCCGCACCGCTGAAATACTTTCTCGACGGCACCAGCCCGCAGTGGCTTGCCGGTGCGCTCTCCGGCAAGCCGGCCGCGGTGTTCACCTCGACCACCTCGATGCATGGCGGGCAGGAGAGCACCTTGCTGAGCATGATGTTGCCGCTGCTGCACCACGGCATGCTCATCGTCGGCCTGCCCTATTCCGAACCCGATCTGTCGACCACGCCGGACGGCGGCACGCCCTACGGCGCCAGCCACGTGAGCGGGCACGACGGGCGGACTCAGCTGTCGGAAGCCGAAGCACGACTTGCCTTTGCACTCGGCCGTCGGCTCGCGCTGACCGCACTCAAACTCGCCGCCCGACCATGA
- a CDS encoding YhjD/YihY/BrkB family envelope integrity protein, translating into MSSPLIDLLIRPFHVLGAAARRHREGSAAQSAAALAFALLFALVPLIVLVRQLSVWLPEALQFGKPLQAYLTGSLLPDDAGSAVVRHATRFVAKARRLSLVDLLLLLGSAWVWVRTADHALNAMWPQRPPRRLRRTALIYLTLPVLAPFALGAGTALSLYLVTASLGVVNEPAWVKVFLLRSAAALVTAGFLLLLYRTLPRAAVGLRPALWGAVVATALLTLMQKVLSLYIEHMPGYAVVYGALATLPVFLLWLYLFWSIVLFGAAVTAVLHDRSGRQTG; encoded by the coding sequence ATGTCTTCACCGCTGATCGATCTTCTGATTCGTCCCTTTCACGTGCTGGGCGCGGCCGCAAGGCGGCACCGCGAGGGCAGCGCCGCGCAGTCGGCGGCGGCGCTTGCATTCGCGTTGCTGTTCGCGCTGGTGCCGCTGATCGTGCTGGTGCGCCAGCTTTCGGTCTGGCTGCCGGAGGCGCTGCAGTTCGGCAAGCCTTTGCAGGCTTATCTGACCGGATCCTTGCTGCCGGACGACGCCGGATCGGCGGTGGTCCGTCACGCGACGCGTTTCGTCGCCAAGGCGCGCCGGCTGTCGCTGGTCGATCTGCTGCTCCTGCTGGGCAGTGCCTGGGTGTGGGTGCGCACCGCCGACCACGCGCTCAATGCGATGTGGCCGCAGCGACCGCCCCGGCGGCTGCGGCGTACCGCGCTGATCTATCTGACGCTGCCGGTGCTCGCACCATTCGCGCTCGGCGCCGGGACGGCCCTGAGTCTCTATCTGGTGACGGCCTCGCTCGGCGTGGTGAACGAGCCGGCCTGGGTGAAGGTTTTTCTGCTGCGCAGTGCTGCAGCCCTGGTGACCGCGGGTTTCCTGCTGTTGCTGTACCGGACGCTGCCGCGTGCCGCCGTCGGACTGCGTCCGGCGTTGTGGGGCGCGGTGGTGGCGACCGCGCTGCTGACATTGATGCAGAAGGTGCTCAGTCTGTACATCGAACACATGCCGGGTTACGCGGTGGTCTATGGCGCGCTGGCCACGCTGCCGGTCTTTCTGCTCTGGCTCTACCTGTTCTGGTCCATCGTGCTGTTTGGCGCTGCGGTGACCGCCGTGTTGCACGACCGGAGCGGGCGGCAAACGGGCTGA
- the pyrF gene encoding orotidine-5'-phosphate decarboxylase, translating into MPTSSVQSKAAIDPADRLIVALDVPSADQARAIVDQLGDAVRFYKIGLELFMSGNYFELLDWLIARNKKVFVDLKFFDVPETVRSAVRALSSSGATFATIHGNQAIMEAAGADKGALKILAVTVLTSLDRGDLDDLGFACDVDALVLSRARRALAAGCDGVVSSGLEAPHIRAELGERILVVTPGIRPVENRPVDDQKRTVDVAQALANGADYLVVGRPIRNAADPAAAAWRMQEQIAQALGQR; encoded by the coding sequence ATGCCTACTTCCTCCGTCCAGTCCAAGGCCGCCATCGACCCCGCCGATCGGCTCATCGTGGCGCTCGACGTGCCGTCCGCGGACCAGGCGCGTGCCATCGTCGACCAGCTCGGCGACGCCGTCCGCTTCTACAAGATCGGCCTAGAACTGTTCATGAGCGGCAACTACTTCGAACTGCTCGACTGGTTGATCGCACGGAACAAGAAGGTTTTCGTCGACCTGAAGTTCTTCGATGTGCCGGAAACCGTACGCTCCGCGGTGCGCGCGCTGTCGTCCAGCGGTGCCACCTTCGCCACCATTCACGGCAATCAGGCCATCATGGAAGCCGCCGGCGCCGACAAGGGGGCGCTGAAGATACTCGCCGTCACGGTGCTCACCAGCCTGGATCGGGGCGATCTCGACGATCTCGGTTTTGCCTGCGACGTCGATGCTCTGGTGCTGTCGCGTGCACGGCGTGCGCTGGCCGCCGGCTGCGACGGGGTCGTGTCGTCGGGGCTGGAGGCGCCGCACATCCGCGCCGAACTGGGCGAGCGCATCCTGGTCGTGACGCCGGGCATCCGGCCGGTCGAGAATCGCCCGGTCGATGACCAGAAGCGTACGGTCGATGTTGCGCAGGCGCTGGCCAACGGTGCCGACTACCTGGTGGTCGGGCGGCCGATCCGCAATGCGGCCGATCCGGCGGCGGCGGCCTGGCGCATGCAGGAACAGATCGCGCAGGCGCTCGGCCAGCGCTGA
- a CDS encoding ABC transporter substrate-binding protein: protein MLCSLLLCGLVQAASVLVLLSEPGGAYGEFAEALKNERSARGGFSLAVATRNDFNVASLTAHDAVIAVGAGALRTVVQADVSTPVLSVLVPQSAFESMLTAGNTRRWSAIHIDQPFIRQVDLIRIALPEARRIGVLFDAADPERLQPLKNAVAGTSMQISSGSFTGESSLFAALSQVLDNADVFLALPDPQVHNAGTIRNLLLTSFRARVPVVGFSAAYARAGAVMSLYSTPEQIARQTADAIAFWMRERTWPTPRHPRHFTVSVNAHVARSLGLRIEDGDALRDKLVRQERLP, encoded by the coding sequence ATGCTCTGTTCACTACTGCTGTGCGGGCTGGTGCAGGCGGCGTCCGTGCTCGTGCTGCTGAGCGAGCCAGGCGGCGCCTATGGCGAGTTTGCCGAGGCGCTGAAGAACGAGCGCAGCGCCCGCGGCGGTTTCTCTCTGGCCGTGGCGACGCGGAACGATTTCAATGTCGCCTCCCTGACCGCACACGACGCCGTGATCGCGGTGGGTGCCGGAGCCCTGCGCACTGTGGTGCAGGCGGACGTGTCGACGCCAGTGCTCAGCGTGCTGGTGCCGCAGAGTGCATTCGAGTCGATGCTGACCGCGGGCAATACGCGCCGCTGGTCGGCCATACACATAGATCAGCCCTTCATCCGCCAGGTCGACCTGATACGCATCGCGCTGCCCGAGGCCCGACGCATCGGCGTGCTCTTCGATGCCGCTGACCCGGAGCGCCTGCAGCCCTTGAAGAATGCAGTTGCCGGCACCTCGATGCAGATATCGAGCGGCAGTTTCACCGGCGAATCGTCGCTGTTCGCGGCGCTGTCGCAGGTGCTCGACAACGCTGACGTCTTCCTGGCGCTGCCCGATCCGCAGGTGCATAACGCGGGGACCATACGCAATCTTCTGCTCACGTCGTTTCGTGCGCGCGTGCCGGTGGTCGGCTTCTCGGCGGCGTACGCGCGTGCCGGTGCCGTCATGTCCCTGTACTCGACGCCGGAGCAGATCGCTCGCCAGACGGCGGACGCGATCGCCTTCTGGATGCGCGAGCGCACCTGGCCGACACCGCGCCATCCTCGACATTTCACCGTGTCGGTCAACGCGCACGTCGCGCGCTCGCTCGGGCTGCGCATCGAGGATGGCGACGCGCTGCGCGACAAGCTGGTCCGCCAGGAGCGATTGCCATGA